From Nilaparvata lugens isolate BPH chromosome 7, ASM1435652v1, whole genome shotgun sequence, one genomic window encodes:
- the LOC111054235 gene encoding uncharacterized protein LOC111054235 yields the protein MMLGGDSTQIYLPLFETDVNGSMQFYGWVFILYFLMLIAFSVMLVLGIRRTHRGLMLPWMIAMAVAVGFQFLFSLWLCYGYYIYISILVPALMNWIWMSYNIYCWLCVYSQYKIIYELQTPNIELLYP from the exons ATGATGTTGGGAGGAGATTCCACCCAAATATATCTGCCTCTGTTTGAAACGGATGTCAATGGAT cAATGCAGTTCTATGGTTGGGTTTTCATCCTCTACTTCCTGATGCTGATTGCGTTCTCTGTTATGCTTGTGCTTGGCATTAGGCGAACACACCGGGGACTGATGCTTCCTTGGATGATTGCCATGGCTGTGGCTGTAGGCTTCCAATTCCTCTTCAGTTTATGGCTTTGCTATGGCTATTACATCTAT ATCAGCATCCTTGTGCCTGCACTCATGAACTGGATCTGGATGTCATATAAT ATTTACTGTTGGCTGTGTGTCTACTCacagtataaaattatttacGAGCTACAGACACCAAACATTGAGCTACTCTATCCGTGA